From the Corticium candelabrum chromosome 2, ooCorCand1.1, whole genome shotgun sequence genome, one window contains:
- the LOC134198148 gene encoding uncharacterized protein LOC134198148 gives MALGIDPKWELQLKPHLLPVAEQLRPSRHQLPTRLYSKSLIKRDEEQKFQNSTKTETDLALEILTVLRHQCVGSFDQFCDVLLEVGDESLCDVEKLLRPGRTESRCKLYQRKAAISSLRSTTDSTEKPQQCTKHQQSGKYPNFVFNTSI, from the exons ATGGCTTTAGGAATAGATCCCAAATGGGAGTTGCAATTGAAGCCTCACCTACTACCGGTTGCCGAGCAGTTGAGGCCTAGCCGACATCAACTTCCAACCAGACTGTATAGCAAATCCCTCATTAAACGAGACGAAGAGCAGAAGTTCCAAAACTCAAccaagacagagacagatttGGCCTTGGAAATTCTAACAGTTTTGCGCCATCAATGTGTCGGATCATTTGACCAGTTTTGCGACGTACTTCTAGAAGTTGGAGACGAAAGTCTATGTGATGTGGAGAAACTTCTTCGTCCTGGTCGCACTGAGAGTCGATGTAAGCTTTATCAAAGAAAAG CTGCAATATCGTCATTGAGATCAACGACAGATAGTACAGAGAAACCACAACAGTGTACTAAACATCAGCAATCAGGTAAGTATCcaaattttgtatttaataCGTCAATCTAG